From one Rhodamnia argentea isolate NSW1041297 chromosome 1, ASM2092103v1, whole genome shotgun sequence genomic stretch:
- the LOC115752836 gene encoding uncharacterized protein LOC115752836 has protein sequence MKLALLFLISLCVSTSEMASISEGDDNRDLERRVRMMTKSPMKTFVTKEGDTIDCVEIDKQPALDHPQLKNHKIQTELNLSFVGFHAPSKVKYVQFESRDPCPIRTVPIRRVRKEDLTRAKSEAKMPSSNSQNTLSQHVLSLSLSLSTCVVSLRDEMTENIKYGGCGEINVYNLTMAHDQASSHNMWIESGPLNHINMIVAGWQVSPQLYGDSRPRLFTYWTGDGQRNGCYNMLCPGFVQVHRSITPGHLIDASSIYGGPQIVFFIQIHQDAGTKNWWLTVGDQIIIGYWPSELFLYLRNGSPHAAWGGVGMAGRNGVCPPMGSGHKPDGDFSHATFFRTLHWIDATGGFQRLSKKTVKWVDKSNVYDLKYYGDRGREDGYCISFGGPGGYCGGGMDGRLSGSTTLSGGSSIVKSIWNGLGNVRSRR, from the exons ATGAAACTTGCATTACTATTTCTGATTTCCTTGTGTGTTTCGACGTCTGAGATGGCAAGCATCTCTGAAGGTGATGATAATCGAGATTTGGAAAGACGAGTTCGGATGATGACCAAGTCACCCATGAAGACATTTGTG ACCAAAGAAGGAGACACCATTGATTGTGTTGAAATTGACAAGCAACCGGCGCTTGATCATCCCCAGTTGAAAAACCACAAAATTCAG ACTGAGTTGAACTTAAGCTTCGTTGGCTTTCATGCTCCTTCAAAGGTTAAATATGTACAATTTGAATCGAGAGACCCTTGCCCTATCAGAACAGTACCAATTCGGCGAGTGAGAAAGGAAGACTTGACAAGGGCAAAGTCCGAAGCCAAGATGCCATCCTCTAACAGTCAAAATACTCTCTCTCAacatgtactctctctctctctctctctctctacatgc GTAGTTTCTTTGAGAGACGAGATGACAGAAAATATCAAATACGGAGGTTGTGGAGAAATTAATGTGTACAATTTAACCATGGCTCATGACCAGGCTAGCTCACACAATATGTGGATTGAATCTGGTCCTCTGAATCATATTAATATGATTGTTGCAGGCTGGCAG GTTTCTCCACAACTATATGGTGATTCTCGTCCTCGGTTGTTTACATATTGGACG GGTGATGGCCAGCGTAATGGCTGTTACAACATGCTATGTCCGGGTTTTGTCCAAGTTCATAGGTCAATAACTCCAGGCCATTTAATAGATGCATCTTCCATTTATGGCGGacctcaaattgtatttttcaTCCAAATCCACCAG GATGCAGGTACAAAAAATTGGTGGCTGACTGTTGGTGATCAAATTATAATTGGCTATTGGCCGAGTGAACTATTCTTATATTTACGCAACGGTTCGCCGCATGCGGCTTGGGGAGGAGTGGGTATGGCCGGGAGAAATGGAGTTTGCCCTCCGATGGGTAGTGGCCATAAGCCTGACGGTGATTTTAGCCACGCCACGTTTTTTCGAACTCTTCATTGGATAGATGCGACCGGCGGTTTTCAACGCCTTTCGAAAAAAACAGTGAAGTGGGTGGATAAATCCAATGTCTACGATTTGAAGTACTATGGCGATAGAGGTCGCGAAGATGGGTACTGTATTAGTTTTGGTGGTCCGGGAGGTTATTGTGGTGGAGGGATGGATG GCAG GCTGTCGGGGTCGACAACTCTCTCCGGAGGAAGTTCGATCGTGAAGAGTATTTGGAACGGGCTTGGGAACGTGAGGAGCAG GAGATAG